In Anopheles gambiae chromosome 2, idAnoGambNW_F1_1, whole genome shotgun sequence, a single window of DNA contains:
- the LOC133391083 gene encoding serine/arginine repetitive matrix protein 2-like isoform X1, with product MAYFMANVPDLRLSDVDELLRETAMDDSNGQKILEYLRRKRGGARARLYDGSDNSFHFRLDHVQPVTVPQAGNSNRRELPTARSPEAAAATAAAAPAAAPTSPPASSSGALIQPLADLSVENRVSSFITPARLSVALSPVRTGAENARSTIVTSPTRKSTVHVSPYVSLKPATNLQKQLLLQQYKRSNDMKFEALRHASHLASSTPIAGEHANRKGQNLLNFRETISPILDEQVPGTPTHRPARNSYRGEQGAQVGPATIQTPVPATQDVPDGTGQQNGRENTPPREQNASVVIPETPSPVRRSPRQPCTPLSGLSLAYREHIRAVPLVKLLNASLDDRDSALTPSRRSILKNGLGNHVPSPRNRVSFSEKLTVVREISPRVSPDDAQITSDESDEEQANQGVYRSRTSDRGVTLQRSRLTFDFEQEPAPVSPTRSSKRLETAPVSPTRSSNRPELAPNSPTRSSNRFEPAPVSPTRSSNRLESNTPVSPTRSSNRPEPAPVSPTRSTNRPEPASVSPTRSSNRPEQMPVSPTRSSNRQHVQQATSPSKRNPSNGPEPAQNQRQRSAGIETSAHKDTENAQHSRRLFGQGRSNAFDDDGGGSNEPESPSRSTENVARSPTRPPSAGDHPTRPDRQLSRSSAKACNNRTNRNTINMIMDDWDEGATSPMEVDHEQGEAGEGETAHRTITETLAITNVATPRTVVMDILEPPSAFCDNDTANDSDSRLPTDQEEPNNQASPGSSDSDSSRKRKQDNLRVLITAVPSPKQSKLSLPQPVGNTTLPVPQHSERLVSVNSPHDHVPLDMIQTVDMIHSKVNSELLEPKPGGDAGMERRITICNPPKRRATKSKVDADTEIYFQTVENTCSQEGPKAKQRKERRKLFVQEPADRMPEDEERQPIPSPVPLPLTQELVDSQEQRVQSKQKQQSVKELAVLVKRLSDVTITRCIQSPDRSAPKVAATARSSPVALERDEEYDSPVELAVREKQNEERSEKSDRTKEEKRKEEKCSPPQQVERAASPKRKLKPSGPSKRKKKEKPPAEAGSPEPAATEPMSGMAQKYLKDVSNEIRQQIESEGPRRSHRNRRLADEVLRNNPDIARTDAPQYVMPNMKDMLKYFQKFERTSKKEGKKGKEKGSGSKKEAKRKHEPSNEKDGGIATKSSEKTDKKARGRSRKVVNQKEERFDSDGFRIPPAPVVASGAREGGKTASREEPSESYSLSASNQQEQGTSSDSGLSSAVMTNDDATNTVEANERSEVSNPSKQSSSKADRTASAAAPPNTTAASSSSSSPSASFSGADMLAEKRKMMDWMMVLMENRQNRAAGLPNVELQGFTHLSLEHLAFQRCKGIEYSFYVYSNKDNFGFLRVLPNVTKKTTFTKHCSLKFLILSGALKFIINGYEVNVVGGDFLMIPPSTTYSMVNGSETTLMFMIKATLPESQAETDGQGKR from the exons ATGGCATATTTTATGGCAAA CGTTCCCGATCTCCGGCTGTCGGATGTTGACGAATTGTTACGCGAGACGGCGATGGACGACTCGAACGGGCAGAAGATTTTGGAATATCTCCGGCGCAAGCGCGGCGGTGCCAGAGCGCGGCTGTACGATGGGTCGGATAATTCGTTCCACTTCCGGTTGGATCATGTGCAGCCCGTTACAGTGCCGCAAGCAGGCAACAGCAACCGCAGGGAATTGCCAACCGCACGCAGcccagaagcagcagcagcaacagcagcagctgctcctgctgctgctcctactTCTCCTCCGGCAAGCAGCAGCGGTGCACTGATTCAACCGTTGGCAGATCTGTCGGTCGAGAACCGCGTGTCTTCCTTTATCACTCCCGCTCGACTATCGGTGGCCCTATCGCCGGTGCGTACCGGTGCAGAAAACGCGCGATCAACGATTGTAACTAGTCCCACACGCAAGAGCACGGTACACGTAAGCCCGTATGTTTCGCTAAAACCCGCCACAAACCTTCAAAAGCAACTCTTGTTACAGCAATACAAGCGAAGCAATGATATGAAATTTGAAGCCTTACGACATGCGAGCCATCTGGCGTCGAGCACCCCGATCGCGGGCGAACATGCTAATCGAAAGGGGCAAAATTTGCTCAACTTCCGGGAAACGATTTCCCCTATCCTAGATGAACAGGTACCGGGGACGCCAACTCACCGCCCAGCGCGAAACAGTTACCGGGGAGAACAAGGAGCGCAGGTAGGACCGGCTACCATACAGACGCCGGTCCCTGCCACTCAAGACGTGCCGGACGGGACGGGGCAACAAAATGGTCGTGAAAACACTCCACCCCGGGAACAGAATGCGTCGGTCGTTATACCGGAAACTCCGAGCCCGGTGCGTCGATCACCCCGTCAACCATGCACACCGCTCAGTGGCCTTTCGTTGGCGTATCGCGAGCATATCAGGGCGGTGCCGCTGGTTAAACTGTTGAATGCTTCGCTTGATGATCGGGACAGTGCTTTGACGCCATCCCGCCGCAGCATTCTCAAAAACGGGCTCGGAAACCATGTCCCTTCGCCTAGGAATCGTGTGAGCTTTAGCGAGAAGTTAACCGTAGTGCGTGAAATTTCGCCCCGGGTCTCACCTGACGATGCGCAGATTACATCGGACGAGAGTGACGAAGAGCAGGCGAATCAAGGTGTTTACAGGTCGCGAACATCGGATCGGGGTGTGACACTTCAGCGATCCCGACTCACGTTCGATTTCGAGCAAGAGCCGGCGCCCGTTTCTCCTACCAGGTCATCGAAGAGGCTAGAGACGGCGCCCGTTTCTCCTACTAGATCTTCAAACAGACCCGAGCTGGCGCCCAACTCTCCTACCAGATCGTCTAACAGGTTTGAGCCGGCACCTGTTTCTCCAACTAGGTCATCGAACAGACTTGAATCGAATACGCCCGTTTCTCCTACCAGGTCGTCTAACAGGCCTGAGCCAGCGCCCGTTTCTCCTACCAGGTCGACTAACAGGCCTGAGCCAGCGTCCGTTTCTCCTACTAGGTCATCGAACAGACCCGAGCAGATGCCCGTTTCTCCTACCAGATCATCGAACAGGCAACATGTGCAACAGGCTACCAGTCCAAGCAAAAGAAACCCATCGAATGGCCCTGAACCAGCACAGAACCAACGCCAAAGGTCAGCTGGCATCGAAACCAGTGCACACAAAGATACCGAAAATGCTCAACATTCCCGGCGATTGTTTGGACAGGGTCGTTCGAACgcgtttgatgatgatggtggtggaagcAACGAACCTGAATCTCCCTCCAGATCCACCGAGAATGTCGCACGTTCGCCCACACGACCGCCATCGGCTGGTGATCATCCTACACGCCCGGATCGACAGCTTTCTCGCTCATCGGCGAAAGCGTGCAACAATCGTACCAACAGAAACACCATCAACATGATCATGGACGACTGGGACGAGGGAGCAACATCTCCGATGGAGGTAGACCATGAGCAAGGTGAGGCTGGCGAAGGCGAAACAGCGCACAGAACGATCACGGAAACGCTTGCCATCACAAACGTGGCCACGCCGCGGACGGTCGTGATGGATATTCTGGAACCACCGTCCGCCTTCTGCGATAACGACACAGCCAACGATAGCGACAGTCGACTGCCTACTGACCAGGAGGAGCCAAACAACCAAGCGTCACCGGGCTCGAGCGATTCGGACTCATCGCGTAAACGCAAGCAGGACAATTTGCGTGTGTTGATCACGGCTGTACCGTCGCCAAAGCAGTCGAAACTGTCACTGCCTCAACCGGTTGGTAATACAACACTGCCAGTACCTCAACATTCCGAGCGCTTGGTCAGCGTAAACTCACCGCACGATCATGTGCCGCTGGACATGATACAGACGGTCGATATGATACACAGCAAAGTAAATTCCGAGCTTCTCGAACCGAAACCGGGGGGCGATGCAGGGATGGAGCGGCGTATCACTATCTGCAATCCGCCGAAGCGGCGCGCCACCAAATCGAAGGTGGACGCTGATACGGAAATTTACTTTCAAACGGTCGAAAACACTTGCTCTCAGGAAGGGCCAAAGGCCAAACAGCGGAAGGAACGGCGTAAGCTGTTTGTGCAGGAACCTGCCGATAGGATGCCGGAGGACGAAGAGCGTCAACCTATACCATCACCAGTACCGCTGCCTCTGACGCAAGAGCTCGTCGATTCCCAGGAACAACGGGTACAATcaaagcaaaagcagcagTCGGTTAAAGAACTTGCTGTTCTTGTAAAACGCTTATCGGACGTAACCATTACCAGGTGCATCCAGTCACCGGATCGGTCGGCCCCGAAGGTTGCAGCGACTGCCCGCTCCTCCCCCGTTGCATTGGAAAGGGATGAAGAGTACGATAGTCCCGTCGAGCTCGCAGTGCGAGAGAAACAGAACGAAGAACGGAGTGAAAAGAGCGATCGGACGAAGGAGGAGAAACGGAAGGAGGAAAAGTGTAGTCCACCCCAGCAAGTGGAGCGAGCGGCGAGTccgaaaagaaaattaaaaccgTCCGGACCGTccaagaggaagaagaaggagaagccGCCCGCGGAAGCTGGTTCACCGGAGCCTGCCGCCACCGAGCCGATGAGCGGTATGGCGCAGAAGTATTTGAAGGATGTGTCGAACGAAATACGGCAGCAGATTGAAAGCGAAGGTCCACGGCGAAGCCACCGGAACCGACGGTTGGCGGATGAGGTGCTGCGCAATAATCCCGATATCGCCCGGACCGATGCACCGCAGTACGTAATGCCGAACATGAAGGATATGTTGAAATACTTCCAAAAGTTCGAGCGGACCAGCAAGAAAGAAGGCAAGAAGGGGAAGGAAAAGGGTAGCGGTtcgaaaaaggaagcaaaaagaaaacacgagCCATCGAACGAAAAGGACGGCGGAATTGCAACGAAATCGTCGGAGAAAACGGACAAAAAAGCACGCGGACGGTCACGGAAAGTGGTCAATCAGAAGGAGGAAAGGTTTGATTCGGACGGATTTCGCATACCACCCGCACCGGTGGTGGCGTCGGGAgcaagggagggagggaaaacaGCGAGCCGCGAAGAGCCTTCGGAATCGTACTCTTTATCCGCGTCCAATCAACAAGAACAGGGCACATCTAGCGATTCGGGCCTTTCGTCAGCGGTGATGACG aacgacgatgctacgaacACGGTCGAAGCAAATGAACGATCGGAAGTTTCGAATCCCTCAAAACAATCGTCATCTAAAGCCGATCGTACTGCTTCCGCTGCCGCACCACCGAATACAACTGCTgcatcgtcctcctcctcctccccatcCGCTTCCTTCTCCGGTGCGGATATGCTGGCGGAGAAGCGCAAAATGATGGACTGGATGATGGTGCTGATGGAAAACCGGCAGAACCGTGCGGCTGGCTTGCCGAACGTCGAACTGCAGGGCTTCACCCATCTGTCCCTCGAGCATCTAGCGTTCCAGCGGTGCAAAGGCATCGAGTATTCGTTCTACGTCTACTCGAACAAGG